TCACGGTTCCCTCAGGTAGCTCGAGGGCATGGACGACGCGCCTTCTTCCCTACTCCTTACGGTGGTGGAGAGCTAGGACACTTTCCCTCCGCCTTTGGGGAGTGCAGCGAGGGTTTGTGGTGGGGCTGGCGGGACCGATCAGCAAGGGCCCGCTTCCCCCTCGGCAAGAGAGCAAGGAGGCAATGAAGCACTAAACCCACTCCCGCACCGTATTGCGGGAGATGGAAAGCCGACGGGTGGTCCTCCCCCAGGCTCCCGCATTCCTTCCAAGTATCCACGATCCGAATCCTCGAGCTCACTTTGCCCTCCCAGTGGGCGAGATGGTAAGTTTCGGCAAGGGTGAGTGTTAGCACGGTGACATCCCTCCTTTTCTGCTTTCTTGGATGACCGTACGAATAGGGGGATGCCACACGTTTTCAAGAACGCCTCGAACGCTCCCAAGTCCGGCCACGGGAGTGGGTCACCATCTCTTGGCGCATCGACCACCTCCTCTTGACCTCGCGGCAAGGGCCGGTTACAATACTTTATAAGAGCTTTGAAAATATCAAAAATGCTTTTGTGGCAGGTGGTGTAAGTGAAGATTACACTTAATGCTGTACTTGAAGTAGCTATGGATTTGCTTCGCATTCCTAGTGTTAATCCGCGTGATAAAGCTCAAGTAGCAGAAGAAGAGATGCTTGGAGAGGTAGAAATTTGTAATTTTATTGCCTCATGGCTAAACAAACACAAAATTCCTGCAGAAGTTCGGCATTACGCTCCAGGCAGGGCATGCTGCGTAGCTATATTAGAAAATCGAAAAGGGCCGACTCTATGGCTTAACGGGCATGTTGATACGGTAGCGCCAACTTATTTAACTAAAGAGTCTTTCGTTCCGCGCGTTTTGGGGGATAATTTGTATGGAATTGGAGCAGCAGATATGAAAGGTGGAGTCGCGGCAATGTTAGTGGCATTGGCAGCTGCGGCCGACGTCTTTCGTGATGGACGCATAATATTTTCTGCGGTAGGTGGTGAGGAAGGGCCGCCGAGCGGTACTGAGTTCTTACTGTCTGATTCGTCATTGCGCGCTGATATGGTTGTTGTAGGTGAACCATCGCATCTTGCATTATTTATAGGTCAAAAGGGGAGTATGTGGGTGAAAATTAAATGCCAAGGCCGAGCCCGGCACGGATGTGTTCCGGACCACAGAGTTAATGCAGTAGAAGGCCTTATCGCTTATTTATATACCTTGAACAACAAAGATTCTTCAATAATATTTCAATATATCGACGATATCTATAGTCAAACAACGTGTAATGTTGGAATATTCTCTGGTGGGCACCGGCCTAATATAATTCCTGCTGAGGCATTCGCAATCTTGGATATTCGATATCCTCCACGTTGTAATTCACTAGAAATCCTTGAAAAATTAAAAGCCCATGCAGAAATAGTTAAACAAAATGAGGCGGCAATTTGGAATTTTATTATAGAAGTTATTGAAGGGCCAACCGAACCTGTATATATGCCCAAGGATCATCCAATGGTTTCTAAAATCGCTAAAATTATAAGAGTAGTACTCAAACGCCCCGTATCAGTAGGATGGGCTCCGTATTGGAGTGATGCTTATTATTATCTTAAAACAAATATACCAACTTTTATCTTTGGCCCTGGGCAAATCGAAAATGCGCACCAACCAGAGGAATACGTTTCAATTACTGATATGTGGAAAAGCGCTATGGTGTATTATAAAATAATAACAAATTTAAAGGAGGTGGTTAATATGTATGATTAAGTTTAATAAACGACAATATTTTATTTAATTTGTTAACGTTAATAAAACAAAAATAAAAAGGAGGTAAAACATGAAAATAATAAAACTGTTGGTGTTGGTTCCGTGGATCTTTGTAAGTTGTTGTTTCGGAAGCGCTCAAACCCTGCGTATCCTTCATCCTACTTTGTGGGTCCCTGAGGTTTACCAGATTTTGGACGAAGCTATCGCTGCTTTTGAGGCACAGCATCCTGGCGTAACTATCACACGCACAGAAGTCACGTGGGGAGATTTGAGGTCGCAACTTATGATATCTTTAGCAACAGGCACAGCTCCTGATATTGTGATATATGCAACGCCCTGGATTCCTGAGCTCGTTAACATGCACGCAATCGTCGATATTTCTCCGTACCTCCCCAGCGGATTTCTGGAGATTTTCCTTCCGTCTGCACTAAAGGTCTTACAACAGGGAGACGTTGTTTGGGGACTGCCTTGGGAAGGTAGCACATGGGGGTTTTTCTACCGCAAAGATCTTTTTTCTGAGGCAGGATTAGATCCAGAGCGCCCCCCCTCAAATTGGGCAGAGCTTGTTGAGTTTGCATCACGGCTTACGCAAAATGGCCGTTATGGCCTGGGGTTCCCTGCTGCAGGGTGGGAACCAGACGACTATTTCTTACCGTTTTTGTGGCAAGCTGGCGGTGAAGTAGCGGTTTGTGACCCGACGGGATGCAAGGCTACATTGGACACTAATGAAGCACGCACTGCAGTTCAGTTCTATTATGATTTAATACATACTTATAAAGTCGTCCCTCCCACAGTTGTCGGGTGGGATTGGGAAAGCACAGTAAAGGCTTTTGTAGCTGGCGACATCGCCATGATGTATAACGGTCTCTGGGCGGCGGGGACGATCGACTCTATAGCCCCTGAATTACAAGGTAAATGGAGCGGCGCACTCAATCCTTCTGGACCTGCTGGCTGCGTTCATCTTGGCTATCCTAACGCTCTTATAGTCACTAGCCAAAGCCTTCACCCTGCGCTTGCTGTAGAGTTTATAATAAGCTTACACCAAGGTGATCCCAGCTACCTGGACCGAATTTGTTTGGCGTTGAATTCTTTAAACTGGACACGCAAGTTCGCCGAAACAGCTTACTTGGATGCTCCACAGCTACGACCTCTCGTCGACGCCATGCACTTTTCACGCTCGCGACCTGCGTTTCCACAGTACGAAACTTTCCGACAAACAACGTTTAACCCGGGGTTGCAAGCTCTTATTCTAAAGAAGCTTGACGTCGGACAAGCGGTCGAACAATGGCAAACAATGTTGGACCGGCTCTTCGGACAATAGCACCTAGGACAGCCAAGGGCAGGGGGAATTGCCTCCCCCTGCCCTTGATTGTATATAAATAAAACATGACTAAAATAATTGGTTTACTTTTGGTTACTCCGCTGTTGTTATTAACAGGATTTTTTCTGTTTTATCCGCTTATTAATAGTATATTAACAAGTTTTTTTGATACAACAAATTTAGCTTTTTTTAATAATTTTGTAGGATTAAAACATTATTATCATTTAACTTTTAACCCAACATTTAAATTGGTATTACAAAATACTTTTATATTAGTTACAGGTACAGTTGGCGGTTCTTTTATTATCGCGTTCTTTATTGCACTTTTGTTAACTAGGCAATTTCCTGGACGCGCCATAGTCCGCGGCCTGGTTGTTATCCCCTGGGTGGTACCTAATGTAGTAGCAGCGTTAAGTTGGCGTTGGGTTTTTGATGAGCGGTATGGAATCATAAATGCTATTTTAACAAACTTAAAACTTTCAGCCCCAATAAATTGGCTTGGAGAGCCTTTCTGGGCTTTTGTAGCGCTAATCATTGTTAGTATTTGGAAAGCGACGCCTGTTATGACAGTTTTTTTATTGGCCGGCTTGCAAGCAATACCTAAAGAATTATATGAAGCTGCAACAATTGATGGCGCTGGTGCCTTTCAGATGTTTCGATATGTAACATTACCACAAATGCGCAGAATAATTTTAATTGTATTAACTATGGAAACAATATGGAATTTTAACGCTTTTGACATTATATGGATTTTAACACGAGGTGGGCCTGCGAATAGTACGCATACTTTGGCTACTTTTGTGTATCAACAAGCTTTTCAACTTTTTAACACTGGGCTTGCTGCAGCTACTGGTGTGCTTATGCTGGTCATTTTGCTTGCAATAACGGGGTTATATTTGCGTTTGCTTAAAGAAGAAAAGCTTTAAAAGAGAAACTTTAACAACAAAAGGAGAAGATGATGTCTTACAATCTTGTGACGTTCGGAGAAGCGATGCTTCGTCTTTCCCCTCCGAATTTTCAGCGCTTGGAACAAACAAACTCTCTCGATGTGAACGTAGGTGGAGCAGAGCTGAACGTGGCCGTGGCTGCCCAACGGTTGGGACTCCGCTGCGCTTACGTCACGCGCCTTACCAACAACCCCTTGGGCCGAATGATTGCCAATAAGGCCCGGGAACAGGGAGTTGACACGTCTCATATCGTTTGGACCGATGGCGATCGCGTTGGCCTCTATTTCGTGGAGTTTGGAGCTAGCCCCCGGGCAAGCTCCGTTCTTTACGATCGCCGAGACTCAGCTATGGCTAAAATCCAGCCCGGGGAAGTGGATTGGGACAAAATCTTTTCGCAAACAAAGGCCTTCCACACTACCGGAATCACCCCAGCCCTCTCCCCCTCCGCGGCAGAAGCTACAAAGGAAGCAGTGAAAAAAGCCAAAGAACATGGAATTTTCGTTTCCATAGATCTCAACTACCGCGCCCGCCTTTGGAGCCAAGAAGAGGCACGACGAGTCATGACCGAACTCGTCTCTCAGGCAGACGTTCTCATAACCACTGAAGAGGACGCGGAACGGGTGTTCGGGGTGAAAGAAGAATCCTTCGAGAAGGTAGCCGAGCGCCTGAACCAGATGTTCAAGAACCTGAAGGCAGTGGCCATCACGATCCGCGAAACGCCTTCCGTTTGGCGCAACACTTGGACCGCTTTGGCCTATAGCGACGGCCAGATCTTCCGCGCCCCAGTGTTTGACCTGGAAATCGTCGACCGGGTAGGTGCAGGCGACGCCTTTGCCGGTGGCTTCCTCTTCGGTTACCTCACGAAAGATGTGCAGACCGGGCTCAACTACGGCGTGGCTATCTCCGCCCTCAAGCAGACCAACCCCGGCGATTTTGTGTGGGCGACAAAAGAGGAGTGCGA
The DNA window shown above is from Methanomassiliicoccales archaeon and carries:
- a CDS encoding sugar ABC transporter permease; the encoded protein is MTKIIGLLLVTPLLLLTGFFLFYPLINSILTSFFDTTNLAFFNNFVGLKHYYHLTFNPTFKLVLQNTFILVTGTVGGSFIIAFFIALLLTRQFPGRAIVRGLVVIPWVVPNVVAALSWRWVFDERYGIINAILTNLKLSAPINWLGEPFWAFVALIIVSIWKATPVMTVFLLAGLQAIPKELYEAATIDGAGAFQMFRYVTLPQMRRIILIVLTMETIWNFNAFDIIWILTRGGPANSTHTLATFVYQQAFQLFNTGLAAATGVLMLVILLAITGLYLRLLKEEKL
- a CDS encoding ArgE/DapE family deacylase; its protein translation is MKITLNAVLEVAMDLLRIPSVNPRDKAQVAEEEMLGEVEICNFIASWLNKHKIPAEVRHYAPGRACCVAILENRKGPTLWLNGHVDTVAPTYLTKESFVPRVLGDNLYGIGAADMKGGVAAMLVALAAAADVFRDGRIIFSAVGGEEGPPSGTEFLLSDSSLRADMVVVGEPSHLALFIGQKGSMWVKIKCQGRARHGCVPDHRVNAVEGLIAYLYTLNNKDSSIIFQYIDDIYSQTTCNVGIFSGGHRPNIIPAEAFAILDIRYPPRCNSLEILEKLKAHAEIVKQNEAAIWNFIIEVIEGPTEPVYMPKDHPMVSKIAKIIRVVLKRPVSVGWAPYWSDAYYYLKTNIPTFIFGPGQIENAHQPEEYVSITDMWKSAMVYYKIITNLKEVVNMYD
- a CDS encoding sugar kinase, which encodes MSYNLVTFGEAMLRLSPPNFQRLEQTNSLDVNVGGAELNVAVAAQRLGLRCAYVTRLTNNPLGRMIANKAREQGVDTSHIVWTDGDRVGLYFVEFGASPRASSVLYDRRDSAMAKIQPGEVDWDKIFSQTKAFHTTGITPALSPSAAEATKEAVKKAKEHGIFVSIDLNYRARLWSQEEARRVMTELVSQADVLITTEEDAERVFGVKEESFEKVAERLNQMFKNLKAVAITIRETPSVWRNTWTALAYSDGQIFRAPVFDLEIVDRVGAGDAFAGGFLFGYLTKDVQTGLNYGVAISALKQTNPGDFVWATKEEC
- a CDS encoding sugar ABC transporter substrate-binding protein, whose product is MWVPEVYQILDEAIAAFEAQHPGVTITRTEVTWGDLRSQLMISLATGTAPDIVIYATPWIPELVNMHAIVDISPYLPSGFLEIFLPSALKVLQQGDVVWGLPWEGSTWGFFYRKDLFSEAGLDPERPPSNWAELVEFASRLTQNGRYGLGFPAAGWEPDDYFLPFLWQAGGEVAVCDPTGCKATLDTNEARTAVQFYYDLIHTYKVVPPTVVGWDWESTVKAFVAGDIAMMYNGLWAAGTIDSIAPELQGKWSGALNPSGPAGCVHLGYPNALIVTSQSLHPALAVEFIISLHQGDPSYLDRICLALNSLNWTRKFAETAYLDAPQLRPLVDAMHFSRSRPAFPQYETFRQTTFNPGLQALILKKLDVGQAVEQWQTMLDRLFGQ